TATCCGAGGTGATGGTCTTTGCTCCGGCAGCGGCTCGTGAGGCGATCCGGGCGAATGAGACGGTATTGCTCGAAGAGTTGAACGTGAAGACGTTAACCTTTCTCGACGATGCCGGCGGATATTTCGGCTATGTTGTGAAGCCCAATCTGCCCGTACTCGGGAAAAAGATCGGCTCAAAGATCCGCTTCTTGCAGGATTATTTGAAGAAGGCCGATCCCACCGAGCTTGTGGCCAGCCTGAAGGCCGGGTCGATTAACGTCGATCTTGACGGTGAGTCGGTCACGCTCGAAGAGGAAGAGTTCCTGATCGAAGGCATTTCGAAAGAAGGCACATCGGGCGCCGAATCAAAGGGCTTTGTCGTCGTAATCGATACGGAGCTCAATGACGAACTGATTCGCGAGGGCATGGTGCGCGATATCGTGCGCCAGATCCAGGAGATGCGCAAGAAGGCATCGTATGATATCAGCGATCGCATTCAACTGTCGCTCAAGGCCACTGGATCAGAGCTTGAGAAGGCCGTTGCTGAGTTTCAGTCGTATATCGAAGGCGAAACGCTTGCAACCGTCGTCGCGTCCGTTGCGGAAGCCGATGCCACCGATACCGTGCGTTTCGAGCAGGGCGAGGTAACGATAGCCATACAACGGAAGAAGTGAAGGCGACAGTATAAACCTCAGAGGACTCCGAGAGTAAGGAGTGACGAGTCCGAGATCTGTCGTTGCCTGGTGAAATCCTTTTTTACCGCGAAAAGCGCGAAAGAGAACCGAAGGCAAGGTGCCTTATCTCTTTTCGATCTGAGACCCATTGGAAAAGGTTTTTGGAAAGACCCCCGGACCTCTGTTTTCGAGGTTCGCGTCTTTCGTGTTTTTCGCGGTCAACAACTCTTTGATTGTGCTGTAAACTCCCGCCACAGAGAGGTCAGTTCAACTGACAGAAGAGTGAACCCGGCTAACCACCCCATACCTTTCTCCCTCCACTCCTCCTCCGTGCCCTCAGCGTCCTCTGTGGTAAAAAAAGTTTGTAGCTTTTGATTGAAATCCGTTTGTCCACGAAATACACGAAAAGCGCGAAAGAGATCCCCGGCCACGGACCTTTTCACTCTTTATTCTTTGACTCATTTGATGCAGTCTCAGGAAAACCGGTGAAGCCCTCTATTCGAGGTTCGTGTCTTTCGTCCCTTTCGTGGACACTAACTCTTTTTTTCAGTTGTAAACTCTCGTAACAGAGAGGTTACAACTGAGAGAAGATTGAACCCGGCTAACCACCCCATACCTTTCTCCTTCCGCACTCCCTCCGTGTCCTCCGTGCCCTCTGTGGTAAAAAACTGAACACGATAGTTGGAGCAGAAGGAGCGGGCAATGGCAGAGGCCACGAACAAGATCATCCCCGTTTCAGAGTCAGTGCAACCTGGGCAATGCCGCTTAACCCGCAGGCGACGACGATCAGCGCCGATACCGGAAGAGTGAAGCGATCGTTGCCGGCGATATAGAATCCGGTATGTATGAGCAGGGTCAGAATACCGAGCCCTCCAGTAATCAAAGACCAGCGACGCCCGTTAGGTGCTCGCAAAAGGACCATTCTAAAGCCGAAAACGAGAAAAGGGATGATGGCAAGATTCAGGATATCGAACAGCTGAATGCCACCGGGCAGCAAGAAAAGCTCCCATTCCTTCCAGTAGGCTGCGTCGATCTGATGCACGATAAGAAGCGAAAGTGTGGCGATGTAAAGGCGTTCAATGTTCTTCATTGCATGCAATAAACGCAAGCTTTTATTTTCTGTCAAAGGAAAGAGTATTCCGGGTCCACGAAATACACGAAAAGCGCGAAAGAAAACCGAGGGCAAGGTGCCTTATCTCTTTTCGATCTGGGCCCATTGGAAAAGGTTTTTGGAAAGACACCCGGACCTCTGTTTTCGAGGTTCGCGTCTTTCGTGATTTTCGTGGACACTAACTCTTTGATTGATCTGTAAACGCCTCCCACATAGAGGTCAGTTCAACTGACAGAAGAGTGAAACCGGACTCCGACCACCCCGATACCCTCCACTCCTCCTCCGTGCCCTCAGCGTCCTCTGTGGTAAAAAAAAAGTTTGTGCCTTTGATTGAAATCCGTTTGTCCACGAAATGCACGAAAAGCGCGAAAGAAATCCCAGGCTAACGTGTCTTTTACCTTTTCTTTCTGGGACTGATTGGATAAGGTCTTCGGAAGATCGGTGAAACTCTATATTTGAGGTTCGCGCCTTTCGCGTTTTTTGCGGTCAATCACTCTTTGATTAAGCTGCGGACTCCTAAAGCCGTGAGGTCAATTCAACTGACAGGAGAGTGAAACCGGACTCCGACCACCCAATAACTCTCTCCTCCGCCCTTCCTCTGTGCCTTCAGCGCCCTCTGTGGTAAAAAAGGTTTGTAGTTTTAGTTGAAATCCGTCTGTCCACGAAATACACGAAAACCGCGAAGGAAATCATCTGCTGACGTATCTTTCCCTTATTTTATAGTGGGATTCCTGGATAGGGTTTTAAAGAGCTCCTCGAAGCTCTGTATTCGATGTTCGTGTCTTTCGTGATTTTCGTGGACAACAATTCTATGATTGAGCTACTAACTCCCGCTACGGAGAGATCATTTCAACGGACAGAAGAGTGAAACCGGACCAACGATCCAAAAACTTTCTCATCCACTCTTCCTCCTCGCCCTTAGCGTCCTTAGTGGTGAAACAAGGCTGTCCTGCGTTTAGCGTCCTGAAAAGTGCTGGATTTTCAGACATCCGCTCGATACTCTGAATACGATGAAGGAATGGAAGCCGCAGCGTGAATTCAAGAAGGCTGATTTTCCCGCAAATCCCGGTGAGCGAAAGCAAGAGAAGCGACCGTCAGCGGAAAAAGCGGCTCCGCTCGAGCCCGAGATAACGACGGATGTGAAGCCGGGCCGCGTGGTGAAGGCCTGGATGCCGCCTTCGGTCGCAGAGCCGTCTCAGACGAAGAAGGTCAACAGTCCGGCCTTTTCAGAGGGCGCCGGTATTGAGAGATCCGCTTCTGCAACTGGCCCGGCTGACGCAAGGCCATCGGAAAAGACCAGATCTCCGGAACGACAGAGTATTCCGTCGCAGACTTCTGCACAGCCGCCGCGAAGCACTCCAAAACTCTTTGCCCCTGAATCGAGAGAGCAGGCGGCGCGAAGAGCGGCCGAAGAGGCCGACACAAAGCGAGCCGCCGCCGACATGAGCGGAGAGATGCTCGATGAGTTAGTCATCGCTCGCCCCATCGAAGCCACCGATCTTCTGCGCCGCTGGTACTGGCAGAAGCCCGAGGGCGGCACGACGCCGCAGACGAAGATCTATATCATTCTGCACTCGATGAAGAAAGAGACTCTCGTAGAGTTATACAGATGCTTCACGGCGATGGAGCGTCGGCAGATGCATGAGATCTTTTCAAAGAAGCGCACGGTTGTGAAAAGCGAGATCCTATCTGCGCGCGGTGAATTCATGCAGCGACTGTCGCAAACGTTCACTTAAAGACCGACCTGAAACCAGAGTCGATAGCCCGTGTCGGCCTCTTTGCTCAGCGACGCAGGCGGCTGCCCAGACGATCCAGCTCTTCAAGACGCAATTCACCGGCCTGTTCCAATCCGGCGAGCACCGGCAGCTCCGTTACGGTATTTTCGCCAAGACGCTTCATGACGCTTTCGCGTATCGTCGAGGCCGATTGCAGATACTGGCAGAAAAGTGCGTCGAAATCGGTGGCCGGGAAGTTCGTCTTCGCGAAGAGCGAGCGCACCTGCTCATCGGCAAAAAACGCCTCAGAAATGCTTCGATTGAGGACGATGCGCGAATCCTTCATGTCGTTATCCGCGAGGATGCGCGCAAGCTCGGCGGCGACAGAGACGGCATCGTCGCGAGGCGAGCAGACAAGCACGACGTCCGTTGCCGGATCTCTAATCCATCGACGCGCCTCTTCGAGCCGGTCGACCATACGAAACATCACACGATCCATCATGAGCAGCAATTCGCCAAGAGAGAGAAGGATGTTTTCGCCGCCGACCTTGCCAAGCGCCTGAAGGATACTTTTCGCTCCGCTTCTGAAGATACGCTGCATAAAGCCGGCGTTAGCCTCGTCGCCTCCGGCGAACCATTTCAGCCATTCAAGGATCTTGCTATCAAAAAATGCGAGCAGACGCTCCGGCCGGATCAGAAAGTCCACGGCGTGAAGGCCTGGAGCTGTATCGATGATCAGATCGTCGGTATCGGGAAATTGCTCGATCCACTCCGCCATGCGTATCGGAGCGAGCGTCTCGGTGGCAGAGGCGATCTTCTCGGCCACCGTTTGAAATAGCGGATGCTCGAAAAGCCTCTGCTCATGATCTCCTTCAAGCCCTTCGTCGCGAATCCAGCGGCGCAGGCTGTCGGGTAACGAAAGAACGGCCGCTCGCAACTCTCCGTCGCCCGTCTCACTTTTCCAGAAGATCTGCCCCGATTCGTCGATGTGATCGGCGCCCAGCGCCGTCTTCAAACGCTTCGCCGGATCAATGGAAAGCAGCCCGACGCGGCGGCCCTGAAAGGCCAGGTGTATGGCTAACGATGCCGAAAGCGTCGTCTTGCCGACGCCGCCGGCCCCCAGAAATATATGAAGACGGGTTTTCATGCATGCACCGCCGCAAGAGTGCCGGTAAGGGCCTGAATACGTTCCAGACCCGTTTCTTCGGGAGCGACGATCATGCGATCGGGCAATGAGATAACGGGAATGCTGACCGCCGTGCGAAGGCGTCGCTCGTATTCGAGACGACGGGCGAGGTCGCCGTGCAGGGCGTCGATGGTTATCCGGCTTTCGCTACCTGCGAGAGCGTGGATCCGCTGCGAGAGTGTCGACGATAGTTCAGAGGACGAGGCAAGACCATCCGCTAAAAGAGGAGAGAGGCTGCGATTGAGCAGAATAAAAAGCGGAGGACGTCCGAGATCCTTTTCAAGGACGGGAATCATCTCAAGCGTCTCTTCGACGGGCAGCTCTTCGGGTAACGTCACGATGGCCGTGCCGACTTTCGCGGGGTCTTCAAGCATCTGCGCCACGCGCGCCGTTTCAGAAACGAGAGGCCCGCTCAGCTTAAAGCGTGAGATCGTCGCCGCCACTCCAAACAGGGCCGAGCCATGTCCTGTGGCCGGCGAATCGATGATGATGCGATCGAAGCGGTATCCGCGTTCTACTTCGGCGAGTTCCACCAGCCAGAAGAGGCGACCGAGAAAGAAAAGCTCTTCGAGACCGGGAGCGGCATGGATGAGCTTTTGAACCTGTTGGTTCTCAAGCACGAACTTATAGAAAAGCCCCATATTCAGATGCTCGACGAAGTACTCCTTCATGGCCTCGTCGGCGTCATAGTTCATGACGCTGAGGCCGGGCAGCAGCTGTCTGTGTTTATGGCCTCCCTGTTCGAGATTAAAGAGAGGCGAGATCATATCGCGAAGCGCCCACTGCACAAGCAGCACCCTCTCGCCGCAGCGCACGGCGCGATCATAGCCGATCGCCGCCGCCGACGTCGTGCGTCCCACTCCGCCTTTGCCGAGCAGAAAGAGAACGGGAGGTATGGAAAGGCGATCGTCCATGCGTGATGGATCGAAGTCGGACTTCGATCAGTACAGATCCACAGATTTAAAGCTGCTGATCTCGCCAAGTCTTCTGCGACTGATCTTCTCTTTCGTGGTCAGGCCTTCGAGTATGAACTCGATACCGGCGGCGCTGAGCTGCGCATCGACATCCCACTTCTGATCGCGCAGCAGATCGAAGCAACCGGGCAGCAGCTTCAAAAGCTCCCTGTAGCTCGCAGCGGGCATCGTATCGGCGATCTCGATGCGTTCGGCCTGATAGACCTGTTTCGTGATCTCGTCGAATTGTTTCGCGTATTTTTCTTCGGGAAAGAATTCTTCGAAGACCTCTTTGATGGCGAGATCGATGAGCTTCATTACGATCTGATACTCGGTGACGGCTTCGTCGCGATACGGATCAAGCTCGATCTTGCCCGCACTCGAAGCGAAAAGCGTGCCCAGATCGGTGAGGCGCACGATGGCCCGATCCTCGCCGGCCATTAGAGCGCGCCGTCGAGCCGAGGCAAGGGCCGTCTCATAGTTTGCAACCGAGAGGCGGGCAGAGACGCCCGATTTCTGATTCACCAGAGGATGACGCCTTGCCTGTATGGTGATCTCTTCGATGATCTGCTCGATGAATTCGGGCATGACGACTTCGGGTGAGTCGGTGAAGCGACTGATCTCCTGCTTTGTGATCGTTAACCCAACACCTCTCGTCTTCGGATAATGCGTGCGGATCTCGGCTCCGATCCGGTCTTTGAGCTGCGTAATGATCTTACCCGATCGCGTGTATTCGGCCGGATTTGCCGTAAAGCAGACGAAGACGTCAAGCGGCAGGCGCAGCGGGAGGCCGCGAATCTGAATATCCTCTTCTTCAAGAACGTTAAACATCGCCACCTGCACGAGATAGTCGAGGTCGGGAAGCTCGTTTATCGCGAAGATGCCGTGATTCATGCGCGGAAGCAATCCATAATGCAGGGCCTCTTCAGATCCCATAGAACGGCCTTCGATGATTTTCGATGGATCCAGATCGCCGATGATATCTGCGATGCGCGAACCCGGAGCAAGGCGTTCTCCGTAACGCTCTTCTCGCGTCAGCCAGCGAATGGGCAGATCGTCGCCGTGAGCGGCAAGCAGTGCCCGACCCTTAGCCGTAATCGGCTTGAACGGGCTTTCGGGGATCTCCGTTCCGGCGATGACGGGGAAGGCTGCATCAAGCAGATCGGCCAGATGTCGCATCAACCGTGACTTCGCCTGGCCTTTTTCGCCAAGCAGGGCGATATTATGGCCGGCAAGTATGGCATGATAGAGCTGCGGCAGAACGGTGTCTTCGTAGCCGTGGATCTCGGGAAAGACGTTTTCTCTGTTTCGAAGGCCGGCGGCGAGATTCTCGGCCAGTTCTTTACGAATCGGCCTGTAGACATAGCCGGCATCTTTCAGCTCGCCAAAGGTATGGATGTGTTTCGGATCTCTGCTGTCCATCAGAGGACAGTGAAGCAAAGAGGCGCTCTCGCGGAAAGTGAGATTTTAGGAAAACGGAAAAGGCTTGAAGATGTTCGCCAGTAGTTTACAGTGTTGAAAGATGAGGTCTTTGCGCAGACTGTTCCGACAATTCGTCAAAGCTTTAAGGGGGACTCCGGAAGCAAGAGTTGAATTCCTGCCGCAGTGGACGATCCTGATAATTGCGCTTTCCATTATCGGTGTCGGTATTCTTGCATTCTCTGTCTGGCAGCGAGGCGTGATTGAGCGTCAGGAACAGGAGCGGTTGAAAGCTCTCGTTCATATACTCGATGCAAATATTGCACAGAACCTTGAAGCAAGCTCGCAGACCCTTGATAACCTGCGCGCAGATTTTCCACAGTGGCGTACGGTCGAGGATCGATATCGAGCGCGAAAGCGCATGGAGGCTCTTGCAGCGGCGATTCCAGGCATTCGAACGATCTTTGCTCTCGATAGATTCGGGAACGTTATAGCGACGAATCGAAAGGAGCTTGAGCATCAGAATTTTGTCTATCGCGAATATTTCCAGACACCTCGCGATAAAAAGATCGATCAACTGTATCTGTCGCGTCCGTTTCGCACGATCACGGGTATCTACTCCATGAACGTTACAAAACCGGTGTTCGATGCGAACGGCAATTTTGACGGCATCGTTTCGGCGACGCTCGATCCCGATTTCTTTAAGACTCAGTTGCATTCGGTTCTTTTAACAGAGGATATGTGGAGTTCGATCGCTCATGGCGAAGGAATCATCTTTCTGACGCTTCCCGATCGGCCGGAGTTAAGCGGGAAGAACATCGATGTGCCAGGATCATTCTTTACAAGGCACCGTGAATCGGGCCTGAAGACTTCGGTAATGACCGGAACCGTTTTTGTTACGGGCGAAGAACGCATGATGGCGCAGCAGTCCGTTTTTCCCGTATTCTCGGCTATTGATCGGCCGATGGCCGTTGCCGTCAGCCGGGACCTGCCCGCCATCTATGCCGCCTGGTCCAGGAATACGGGCGTTCTTGCCGTTGTTTATGCTTTGCTTGTTCTGCTTTCTTCATCGCTGCTGCTTTTCTATCAGTGCAGACAGATGCGTCATCTGGCCGATCGGCGTCGCATGGAGAAACTGGTACGGATTCGAGAGCACGATCTCTCTGCCATTCTCAACGCCATTCCGTCCATGGTCGGCTACTGGGATAAACGATTGCATAATCGATTCGGCAACCACGCATACAGCGATTGGTTTGGCATCACGCCCGAGCAGATGAAAGGCAGACATATAAAAGAGGTGATTGGCGAGCGGCTTTTCGAGATGAACCGCCCTTATATCGAAGCGGCCATGCGCGGAGAACTGCAAACCTTCGAGCGTGAGATCCCTCTGCCCGACGGATCGGATATTCGCTATTCGCTGGCCAGCTATATTCCGGATTGGGACGGAGAAAAGGTGATCGGCTTCTATGTGCTTGTCACTGATATCACCGAAGTAAAGAAGGCGCAGATAGCGGCCGCTGCGGCTAACCTTGCCAAAAGTCAGTTCCTTGCCAATATGAGTCACGAGATTCGAACGCCGATGAACGCTATAATCGGGCTTTCGGAGCTTCTGAATCGAACACAGCTTGATGCGAGGCAATCCGACTACATACGCAAGATCGTCGGAGCATCGAAGGGCCTTCTTAATATTCTTAACGACATCCTTGATTATTCGAAGATCGAGGGCGGCTATGTTGAACTTGAATCGATCGAATTCCGAATGCAATCGGTACTGAACGGCGTAAGAGATATGTTTTCGCTCACCGCCGAACAGAAGGGCCTGAGGTTTGTCGTCGACGTAGATGGCGACATTCCTTCCGTTTTAGTTGGCGATCCGCTCAGGCTCGGTCAGGTGCTGAATAACCTTGTCGGTAACGCTATTAAGTTCACAGAGAGAGGAGGCGTTCATCTTCATGCACGCTGCAAAGACCGTAACGATCAAACGGCCACGATTGAGTTCAGCGTCAGTGATACGGGTATCGGTATCTCACCCGAAGAACAGAAGAAGCTCTTTCAATCATTCAGTCAGGCCGATAGCTCGACCACCCGTCGTTACGGTGGCACGGGACTCGGTCTTGCCATCAGCCGCCGGCTGGTTCAGCTTATGGAGTCAGATATCGAGCTGGTGAGTAACACCGGGCAGGGAAGCCTGTTTCGATTTACTGTAAGGTTCCCACTCGCCGAGGGAATCAAAACCGTTGAGGCTCCGACCGGGCGGACGCTTCAAGGGAGGCATGTGCTGATCGTCGAGGATAACGAGATCAACCGTCAGATTCTTGACGAGCTGCTCTGTGACATGGGACTCTTTGTCGATACGGCGACAAACGGTCTTGAGGCCATCGCTCTCGTTGAAGAGAGCGGTAAAAGGTATGAAGCGGTCTTTATGGATCTGCGCATGCCACTGATGGACGGCCTTGAGGCGACGCGACGATTGCGAAAAGAACATACGGCCGATCGGCTACCGGTCATCGCCATTACTGCGACAGCAAACGAAGAAGAGAGACAGGAATGCCTCGATGCCGGCATGAATGCCGTGGTCATGAAGCCCTTTGATATGGCCGAGATCCGATCCATTCTTGAACGTGTGCTGCATGCAGAGTCGTTTTCCGAATCGGGCGAAAGCGAGGCCCATCCAGATATTGAGCTATCTGGGTTTCATCTCGACAGAGCTCTTCAGAGGCTGGGAGGTAATCGAAAGGCGTTGGTTTCTCTGCTTCACCTTTTTGCCGAGCAGTATGCCGGAGCGTCCGATACGATGCGCCGCCTCAGCGAACCCGGTCGACAGAACGAACTCACAGAATTCGTGCACACACTTAAAGGCGTGGCCGGAAACCTTGCGGCGACGGATCTGTTTGAGGCCGCCTCAAAACTCGAAGCTTTAATAAAGGCCGGTCAGGAATACGATATCTCAGAGCTCGATGCGACGTTGCGTCACGCTCTCGCAGAGGTTGCCGCGCTTTCGAAGTGATATCCGGCTATCTCAACAGAGGTATCCGTGCCGTTATTGCCGTAAGGCGTCTGACGCCTTACGGTACGGTCGACACATCAATTCGCGGCTTCTTTGCGCTTCTTGATTTCAAGGGCCGTTTTTAAACCCTTCTCTTTAATCACCTTCCACTTAAGACCGGACTCCGTTATCTTGAAGAATCGCTTCCCGTATTTTCGCAGCATCCTCTGGTCGATGGTGAAGCCAAGCCCTGGCTGTGTGAACGGCTTCAGGTAACCATTTTCGGGCAGAATCGGCGCAATGATACCATCGCGATACTGTGGAATCCAGGACGGCGGTTCAAACGGATATTCGAGTGGAAGCATGTTTTCGGGGTCAGAGAGCACCATGTTCCAGTTTACATAGAAGCCGATGCCGTTTGTCCAGGTATGCGGAGTGTACAGGCGATCGTGTTTATGGCAGGCGTCGATGACCTGCTTCACCTGAGCGATGCCGCCGGCGAACATGGCGTCGGGTTGATAGATATCAAAGCAATCCTTCTCGAACATGATCTTGATCTCATCCCATCCGTAGTTCAGCTCGGCGCCAGAGATCTTAACACGCGAATATTTCTTTAAAGCGGCATTGCCATCGTAATCGCGCGAATCAAGCGGCTCTTCAAGCCATTGAATGGCGTTATCGTAGCAGGCGTCACTGAATCGTTTCGCTCTATCAAGATCCCAAGCCGGCACTTTATCGACGATGCTG
This region of Leptonema illini DSM 21528 genomic DNA includes:
- a CDS encoding DUF6713 family protein; the protein is MKNIERLYIATLSLLIVHQIDAAYWKEWELFLLPGGIQLFDILNLAIIPFLVFGFRMVLLRAPNGRRWSLITGGLGILTLLIHTGFYIAGNDRFTLPVSALIVVACGLSGIAQVALTLKRG
- a CDS encoding ArsA family ATPase; translated protein: MKTRLHIFLGAGGVGKTTLSASLAIHLAFQGRRVGLLSIDPAKRLKTALGADHIDESGQIFWKSETGDGELRAAVLSLPDSLRRWIRDEGLEGDHEQRLFEHPLFQTVAEKIASATETLAPIRMAEWIEQFPDTDDLIIDTAPGLHAVDFLIRPERLLAFFDSKILEWLKWFAGGDEANAGFMQRIFRSGAKSILQALGKVGGENILLSLGELLLMMDRVMFRMVDRLEEARRWIRDPATDVVLVCSPRDDAVSVAAELARILADNDMKDSRIVLNRSISEAFFADEQVRSLFAKTNFPATDFDALFCQYLQSASTIRESVMKRLGENTVTELPVLAGLEQAGELRLEELDRLGSRLRR
- a CDS encoding ArsA-related P-loop ATPase, with the protein product MDDRLSIPPVLFLLGKGGVGRTTSAAAIGYDRAVRCGERVLLVQWALRDMISPLFNLEQGGHKHRQLLPGLSVMNYDADEAMKEYFVEHLNMGLFYKFVLENQQVQKLIHAAPGLEELFFLGRLFWLVELAEVERGYRFDRIIIDSPATGHGSALFGVAATISRFKLSGPLVSETARVAQMLEDPAKVGTAIVTLPEELPVEETLEMIPVLEKDLGRPPLFILLNRSLSPLLADGLASSSELSSTLSQRIHALAGSESRITIDALHGDLARRLEYERRLRTAVSIPVISLPDRMIVAPEETGLERIQALTGTLAAVHA
- a CDS encoding ATP-binding protein; amino-acid sequence: MRRLFRQFVKALRGTPEARVEFLPQWTILIIALSIIGVGILAFSVWQRGVIERQEQERLKALVHILDANIAQNLEASSQTLDNLRADFPQWRTVEDRYRARKRMEALAAAIPGIRTIFALDRFGNVIATNRKELEHQNFVYREYFQTPRDKKIDQLYLSRPFRTITGIYSMNVTKPVFDANGNFDGIVSATLDPDFFKTQLHSVLLTEDMWSSIAHGEGIIFLTLPDRPELSGKNIDVPGSFFTRHRESGLKTSVMTGTVFVTGEERMMAQQSVFPVFSAIDRPMAVAVSRDLPAIYAAWSRNTGVLAVVYALLVLLSSSLLLFYQCRQMRHLADRRRMEKLVRIREHDLSAILNAIPSMVGYWDKRLHNRFGNHAYSDWFGITPEQMKGRHIKEVIGERLFEMNRPYIEAAMRGELQTFEREIPLPDGSDIRYSLASYIPDWDGEKVIGFYVLVTDITEVKKAQIAAAAANLAKSQFLANMSHEIRTPMNAIIGLSELLNRTQLDARQSDYIRKIVGASKGLLNILNDILDYSKIEGGYVELESIEFRMQSVLNGVRDMFSLTAEQKGLRFVVDVDGDIPSVLVGDPLRLGQVLNNLVGNAIKFTERGGVHLHARCKDRNDQTATIEFSVSDTGIGISPEEQKKLFQSFSQADSSTTRRYGGTGLGLAISRRLVQLMESDIELVSNTGQGSLFRFTVRFPLAEGIKTVEAPTGRTLQGRHVLIVEDNEINRQILDELLCDMGLFVDTATNGLEAIALVEESGKRYEAVFMDLRMPLMDGLEATRRLRKEHTADRLPVIAITATANEEERQECLDAGMNAVVMKPFDMAEIRSILERVLHAESFSESGESEAHPDIELSGFHLDRALQRLGGNRKALVSLLHLFAEQYAGASDTMRRLSEPGRQNELTEFVHTLKGVAGNLAATDLFEAASKLEALIKAGQEYDISELDATLRHALAEVAALSK
- a CDS encoding mandelate racemase/muconate lactonizing enzyme family protein gives rise to the protein MKITAIELYHVSIPLKETFWPTWIPGYPQTHNRFTLIKIVTDEGIEGYSAGAAMGTEREGLGDLLGGYLLGSDPTDIDRVQALLKQAGILGWRNFWIEPACWDIIGKKEGKPVYELLGGKARPIEVYCSTGEMHPAEKRAEEILRIKEMGYRTAKLRVKNHELKDDIALIETIRKRVGDFSLGVDANQGWLVSIVDKVPAWDLDRAKRFSDACYDNAIQWLEEPLDSRDYDGNAALKKYSRVKISGAELNYGWDEIKIMFEKDCFDIYQPDAMFAGGIAQVKQVIDACHKHDRLYTPHTWTNGIGFYVNWNMVLSDPENMLPLEYPFEPPSWIPQYRDGIIAPILPENGYLKPFTQPGLGFTIDQRMLRKYGKRFFKITESGLKWKVIKEKGLKTALEIKKRKEAAN